In Chitinophaga oryzae, the sequence GTTTCTCCGGCGCAAGGTCAAGTGAGGTACGGTCTTCCTGCGCAATATTTTTACTGGCAAACAATAATCCATACCCCTCCTGTGCCCGGCAAACCATCACAAGTGATACGAATAGGAGCAAAAAGACTGTATATCTGTACATAAGCTTCCTTACAAATCCTGTAAGTCTTTTTTTCAATAATTCAATTAAGATGCGGGATGACAGACCGGCTTTCAATAACGTGGCAAATTAAAGTCTAAACGCTAAAGTTTTTTGATATGGAAGTTAACTTTGCTTTAAGAAACTTCTCTAGTGTTAATTTAATAGATAAAACATGCATTTCATAATTTAATCAGGGCTTTTTTTTGACTTAATCGCCGCTGTTAATCCCCAATTAATCCGCCTGTTAACCTGCTGCTCCTTACTTGCAGGGTGATAATTAACTCCTGTTCATCAAACTACAGAATGTCACCATGAAAAGATGGTTATACATGCTATTGCTGTTGTCTTATGCCTACGGCAGTTCGGCACAATCCCTTCCGCTGAAGGGGCGGGTGCTGGATGAAGGTGGGCAACCGCTGCCGGGCGTAACGGTGAAAGTGCTGGGCACCTCGTCCGGTACCAGCACCGACCCCAAAGGCGATTTTTCACTGAACACCCCGGCCGGCGCCCGGCTGGTTTTCAGCTTCGTCGGCTATCGTCCGGACACCGTGCCGGTCGGTAATCAAACCTTTATCCAGGTGTCTCTGAAAACCAATGTGTCTTCCCTCAGTGATGTGGTGGTCGTAGGGTATGGCACCCAGAAAAAAGTAAACCTTACCGGCGCGGTGACCCAGGTGTCTGCCAAAGCGCTGGAGAACCGCCCGCTGCCCAACCTGAGCCAGGGGCTGCAGGGGGTGGTGCCCAACCTCAACCTCGTGCCCGGCGACGGTAAGCCTACACAGGCTCCTGCTTATAACGTGCGTGGTATTACTTCCATCGGACAGGGCGGCAACGCGCTCGTGCTCATCGATGGCGTGGAGGGCGATCCCAGCATGCTCAATCCTGCGGACGTTACCAGCGTCACCGTATTGAAAGACGCGGCCTCCGCTGCCATTTACGGCGCCCGCGGCGCCTTCGGCGTGGTATTGTTCACTACCAAAACACCGGTGAAAGACAAACTGAGCGTTACCTACTCCACCAACTACTCCCTGAAAAAGCCCACGACCGTGCCGGACGTGGTCAGCGACGGCTATGAATACGCCAAAAACTTCAACGAAGCCTGGACCGCCTGGAACGACTATTCACAGGTGCCACAGAATATCAATAAAACACAACCTTTCTCACAGGCCTACCTGGCTGCGCTGAAGGAACGTGCAGAAAACCCCGGCCTGCCGAAAACAATCGTCAACGGCGCAGGTAACTATGAATATTACGGCAACACCGACTGGTACGACCTGTTATATAAGGACCATACCAGCGCTACGGAACATAACCTCTCCGTTTCCGGCAGCAGCGGTAAAGCCAGCTATTACATCACCGGCAGGTATTATGGGCAGGAAGGCTTGTTCCGCTTTAATTCCGACGACTATAAGATGTACAACCTGCGGGCGAAGGGCGCCATCCAGCTGTTCCCTTTCCTGAATGTGTACAACAGCACCGAGTTCTCCAGCAGGGATTATCACAACCCGCTCAATGTGGGCGAAGGCGGCGGTATCTGGCGTAACCTTGCGGACGAAGGGCACCCCTCCTCCATGCTCTTTAACCCCGATGGCACCCTCACTTACTCCGCCGCCTATACGGTGGGTGATTTCTTCTATGGTAAAAATGGTATTGACCTGAACAAACAGGTGTTCAGAAACACTACCGGGTTCTCAGCAGATATATATAAGGACAAACTACGACTGAAAGGTGACTTCACCGTACAAAACACGGCCGATAATCAAAAACGTTTGCGCGTGCCCGTTCCCTACAGCAACGCGCCGGGGGCCATCGCTTACGTAGGTCTCGGTTATAATGATCTCATGATGAGTAATTATAATACCCTTTATCTGGCCTCCAATATCTATACAGAATATGAAACACGCTTTGGTGATGCCCATTACTTCAAAGCCATGGCTGGTTTCAACTATGAGCAGTCTACCTACAAAGGATTCTCTACCACCCGTAACGGCCTTGTGTACAGCGACGCTAAAGACATGAACCTCGCACTGGGCACCAATATCAACACTGCCGGCGGATATGAACGCTGGGCTATCATGGGTGAATTCTTCCGTTTGAACTACGCTTATAAAGACCGTTACCTGCTGGAAGTTAACGGCCGTTACGACGGATCGTCAAAGTTCCCTTCCAGCCAGCGCTACGCTTTCTTCCCTTCCGTATCTGCCGGCTGGCGTCTCTCCAAAGAAGCTTTCTGGCATCTTCCGGAAACAGCAATTTCCGATCTGAAGATCAGGGGCTCCTACGGTTCTCTCGGTAATGGTAATATCAAATCCTACGCCTTCCAGGAGAAGCTGGAGATCAAACAATCCGGCAGGGTGATCAACGGCGTGCGTCCGCAGCAGACTACCCAACCGGTAGTACTGCCCGACGGCCTCACCTGGGAAACGTCTACCACCCGCAACCTTGGCCTGGATGTGGCGGCGCTGAGCAATCGTCTCACTTTTACCGGTGACGTATACACGCGGGTAACAAAAAATATGTTCACCGTTGGCCAGACACTGCCGGCCGTTTTCGGGACAGAGGTGCCCAAAGGCAACTATGCTGATCTGAAAACCAACGGATGGGAAATTGCACTCGGCTGGCGCGATCAGTTCAACGTAGCCTCCAAACCGCTGCATTACAGCGTTAACGCCACTTTGGCCAACTATAGCGCAGTGATCACCAAATACAATAATACCAACGATAAGCTGACCGACTGGTATACCGGTAAAAAAGTAGGTGAAATATGGGGGTATGTCAATGATGGTTACTGGACACAGGAAAACTATAAGGCTGCTGCCAAAGCGCAGGCGCTCTTCAAGGCTTCCAACTCCGGCCAGTGGCTGCCCGGCGACATCCGGTTCAAAGACCTCAACGGCGACGGTATCATTAATAACGGCGCCAACACCCTGAGCAATCACGGCGATCTGACCATCATCGGCGATTCTCTGCCGCACTACACCTACGGCATCAACCTCAGCGCCGACTGGAACAATATCTTCTTCAGCGTTTTCTTCCAGGGCGTCGGCAAACAGGACTGGTGGCCCGGAGCAGAATCTGATGTTTTCTGGGGACAGTACAACAGGCCGTACAACTATATGCCTAAATCGCAGATCGGCAACATCTGGTCTGAAGACAACCAGGACGCTTACTTCCCGCGCTATCGTGGTTATGTGGCGCAGAACAGCGCCGGCGAGCTTAAAGCACAACAATCCAAATACCTCCAGAACGCAGCCTACATCCGCCTGAAAAATATACAGATCGGCTACAACCTGCCCAAGGCGCTGATTTCAAGAGCCAGGCTCAATGCTGCCAGGGTGTTCCTTTCTGCTGAAAACCTCTGGTCCTGGTCGCCGATGTACCGCATCACCCGTGATCTTGACGTGGAAAGCATCGGCCGCTCCGATACCGTTACAGATTCCGGTAACTCCGGCAACGGGAACAACTACCCCATCCTGAAAAGTTTCACGCTGGGCCTCAGTGTTACGCTTTGATCATCATCGCTTACTATTAAAAGGATAAACTATGCAACAATATAAGAACGCACTTTCCAAAAGGGTAACCTGGCTGGGGCTGGTGCTGACGGCATGGGTGCTCACCGGAAGTTGCTCCAAAAACCTGGACCAGGTACCGGTGGATACCGCCACCAAAGACGCCATCTTCGGTAGCGAAGACGGAATGAAACTCTATTCCAATTCTTTCTATGACGTACTGCCGGGTATCAACGATATCTATAAGGCAGATAATATGGCAGACTACAGCGCTGTTAACGCCGTGCCCGACTTCCTGCGCCAGGGCGCTTATACCTCCCGGACCGCCACCGGCTGGGACTGGAAGAACCTGCGTAACATCAACTATTTCATCGCCAACTGCAACAATCCCAAAATACCGCAGGCCGTCAGGAACAACTATCTCGGACTGGCCCGTTTCTTCCGCGCCTGGTTTTATTTCGATAAAGTGAAACGGTTTGGTAATGTGCCCTGGATCGGTAAACCATTTGAGGTAAACGACGAGAACCTGTATGCAGGCCGCGATCCGCGCACCCTCATCATGGACTCCGTAGTGGCCGACCTTGATTTTGCTGCTGCCAACATCGCGCTGGCCAACGACCCTACCTGTAGCCAGATCACTAAAAACGTAGTCCTCGGGTTTAAGTCAAGGGTATGCCTGTTTGAAGGAACTTTCCGGAGGTACCAGACATCCTACAACCTGATGGCGACCGCACCTGAATGGCTGAAAGCTGCGGCCACCGCTGCAAAGGCCGTGATGGACAGCAAAGCTTTCTCGCTGAACCAGGGCGGCGGCACTACCCAGTCCTACCGCCAGCTGTTTATCAGCAACGCGCCGGTAGCGGCAGAAGTAATGCTCGCCAATATCGCCAGCGCCAGCCTGGGGGTATTCAACGATGCCAACTGGTGGTACACCAGCTCTACCTATGGCGCACGCCTGAGCTTCACGCGTACGTTTATCAATACCTACCTGAATATCGACGGCACGCCCTTCACCAATATCAACCGCTATGACACGCTGCCTTTCCTTAAAGAAACACAGGGCCGCGATAAACGCCTGCAGCAGACGATCCGTATGAGCGGGTATACCCGCACCAGCAACGGCGCTACCATTGCGGCGCCTCCGGTATTTTCGTATGTCTATACAGGCTATATGCCGATCAAATGGAGCCTGGATGATACCTTCTTTGATAACGGCGCCAATAATACCAACGCGATCAGCCTGATGCGCTACGCTGAAATCCTGCTCAACTATGCCGAGGCGCAGGCCGAACTGGGCCTGCTGTCGGATGACGACTGGAGCAAAACAGTAGGCGCTTTGCGTGCACGCGCGGGTATTACCAGCGGAACAACAGCCAGACCGGTTACCGTAGACGCCTATATGAAAGCCAATTACTTCAATGACATCACAGACCCGTCGCTGATGGAAATCAGGAGAGAAAGAGGGATTGAGCTGGTGCTCGAAGGCTTCCGCTTCTATGATCTGGTAAGATGGAAAAAGGGTGATCTGCTGGCCAAATCATGGAACGGTATGTACGTGCCGGCGCTGGATGTGCCCATGGACCTCAACGGTGACGGGGTGAATGACGTATACTTCTACAAAACGCCGCCGGCCAATCAGCAGAAGGGGATTACCTATATCAACGTGTCGGAGATAGCCAACAACGTAACGAACCCACAGCAGCTGAGTAATGGCAATTCCGGTGAAATCCACTGGCTGGATAATGTACAGAAGGAATGGAAAGATTACAAGTATCTTTATCCTGTTCCTTATACAGACCTTCAGTTGAATCCCAGGCTGGGACAGAATCCTGGTTGGGAGGAATAGTTGATCATTTAAAAAAGTTTCTCATGAAGAAAGTTGTTTTCTCATTTTTGGCGACGTTGTTGTGGCTGGCGGAAACGGTAACGGCTCAACGGATAAACGTGGCCACCTACAATATGCGCAACGACAATAACAAAGAAGATTCATTGCGCGGAGACGGCTGGGGACAAAGGTTTCCAGTAATTGCCTCCCTGATCAGGTTTCATGACTTTGATATCTTCGGCACGCAGGAATGTTTGTACCATCAGTTGGTGAACGTCAAAGACAGCCTGCCTGGATACGATTTTATTGGCATTGGTCGTGATGATGGAAAACGTGCCGGTGAACATGCTGCGATCTTCTATAAAACAGGTCGTTTCCAGTTGCTGGGTCATGGCGATTTCTGGCTGTCTGCCGTTACCGACAGACCCAATAAAGGCTGGGATGCGGTACTGCCGCGGATTTGTTCCTGGGGGCAGTTTAAGGATAAAAAGACAGGCTTTGTGTTTTATTTCTTTAACCTGCATATGGACCATGTGGGCGTGGTAGCACGCGCCGAAAGCGCGAAGCTGGTGCTGGCCAAGGTGAAGGAAATTGCGGGCAATAAGCCAGCGTTGCTGACAGGCGATTTTAACGTGGACCAGCATAGCGAGTCTTATGGCGTTATCCACAACTCCGGTGTGATGAAGGATGCCTACGAGGTGACGGCAGTACGCTACGCGCTGAACGGAACATTCAATTCATTTAAAAGCGACAGCAAGACAGACAGCCGTATCGATCATATCTTCCTGACAAAACAGTTTAAGGTCAGCCGGTATGGCATACTCACGGACACTTATCGCAGTAAGCGTCCGGAAGAAGTTGCGGCAGATGCTGCTAATTTTCCCAAAGAGGTGAAGCTCTCGAAATACATTGCCAGAGAGCCATCAGACCATTTTCCGGTGATGGCCGTGCTGGAGTACGGAAAATAACCCCCTTTAACTGTCATAACGGGCCCGCCTACACGGCGGGCCCTGTTTGTGTAACCAGCCGCTTATGCAAAAGCACTTGTTTTTTCAGTTGCTGGTAGCCCTGTTTTTTTTCGGTGGCTGCAGGCCGGCGCCGGAAGATTATATGGACCCTGCTATCGGCAACATCGCCACGTTATTGAAACCTACCCGCCCGGTTATCCAGTTGCCCAACGAAATGGTCCGCGTATATCCGTTGAGGAGAGACGGCGCCGATGATCAGATAACCGGTTTCCCGCTACAGGTGGCAGCGCACAACGATGGAGCGCTGTTTATCATGAAGCCTTCTTCCAGGCCGCTTTCTCCTGCCGAATGGCAGCGTTGCTGTACTTATGACCCTGTACAGGAGGTGATACACCCCTGGTATTACAGCACGATGCTGATAGAAGACAGCATCCGCGTGGAGTTTGCGCCCGGAAGCAAAACAGGTGTGTATCGTTTTTCTTTTCCGGAAAATGCCGACCGTAAATTATTATTCACTGCCCCATTAAATTTTTCGGGAAATACGTTTACTGCCAGGACATTTTTTCATGGTGATGTTCCGGTGTACGTATATGGCAGATTTAATACAGCCATAACGGCAGGGCTCGTGTCAGATACTTTATCCTGTGTGCGGTTCCCGCACCGGAAAGAACGGGTTGTTGTTTTACAGTATGCTATTTCCTATGTCAGTACAACACAGGCAAAGCAGCATTTTCAAAAGGAAATGGAAGGGCGTGACATGGAAACAGTCATTGCAGAAGGTCGGGGCCGCTGGCATGCGGTGGCTACCCAGGTGCAGGTGGAAGGCGGCACTGTGGCGCAACGCCGGTCATTTTATACTGCATTGTACCGTTGTCATGAACGAATGGTCAATATCACCGAAGATGGTGTTTATTACAGCGGCTACAATAAGAAAGTCAACCTGGCCCGCCGGTCTTTTTATGTAGATGACGCCACATGGGACACTTATCAGGCGTTGCATCCGCTGCGCATGATCCTGCATCCGGAGCAGGAAGAGGATATGCTCGACGCTTATGTGACGATGTATGAACAAAGCGGATGGATGCCCACTTTTCCGCGGTTGTATGGAGACCATCCCTGCATGAATGGTTTTCACAGCACTGTTATTTTCCTGGATGCCTGGCGGAAGGGATTGAAAATACCGCGGATGGCGGCTGCTTACGAAGGCATGAGAAAAAATGCGCTCAGCGCAACGATGCTGCCCTGGCGGAACGGACCCGCCGGCGCGCTGGACAGCTTCTACCAGGCAAAGGGCTATTACCCGGCATTGCGGCCGGGCGATACCGAAACGGTGGCCGGAGTGCATCCGTTCGAAAAGCGGCAGGCGGTGGCAGTTACCCTGGGGCATAGTTATGACGACTGGGCGCTGTCGCAGCTGGCGGCGGACCTGCACCGGTATGACGATCAGCGGCTGTTCGCCGCACGCGCAGAAAATTTCCGGCGGCTGTGGCATGACAGCGTTCGTTTTTTTCTGCCGAAAGACAATGCCGGCAGGTGGATCATGATTGACCCTGCATGGGATGGCGGCCCTGGCGGCCGTGATTATTACGATGAGAACAATGGCTGGACTTATCTCTGGGCGGTACAGCATAATATCCCGGCGCTGGTCCGGCTGATGGGAGGCGAAAAAGCTTTTGAACGGCGGCTGGATGAGCTTTTCCATACGGTGCCGGCTATGCCGCGCTACGATTTCTGGCATCGTTTCCCGGATGCTACCGGCCTGGTTGGACAGTTTTCGATGGGCAATGAGCCGGGGTTTCACATCCCCTATCTGTACAACTATGTAGGAGCTGCATGGAAAACGCAACGGCAGGTGCGCATGCTGCTGGACCTGTGGTTTAAGGATAATGTGTTTGGTATTCCCGGAGATGAGGACGGCGGAGGGATGAGTGCGTTTGTGGTGTTTTCTTCATTGGGATTTTATCCTGTCACGCCGGGCGTGCCTGTTTATGCTATCGGGAGTCCGGTGTTCCGTAAGGCTACGATTCGGTTACCTCAAGGTAAGCGGTTTATATTGATTGCGCGGCATTGTTCGGAGGTGAATCAGTATATCCGGCGGGCGTGGCTGAACGGGGAGATATTGCATTCGCCTTTTTTCACGCATCAGCAGTTGATGGAAGGAGGCACGCTGGAGCTGGAGATGGGACCTTTCCCTGAGAGGCGCTGGGGTGCGAGTATTCATGCGCCGCTTTGCAGGTGATAGAAATGAAAAACCCCGCCCAAAAGAGCAGGGTCTGTCCTATTTATCCCTATACCTATGAAATACGAATTTAATTATTCAGTGACGGTGCCTGCATCATTCAACAGCACTGCTTTGTCTGCACCATTGTCCTGAATGTTTACTTTGTAGTAAGCAGCTACATCTGCTCTCTCAATTTTCCAGCCATCTTTTATGGTGGCTGCCGGATATTTTGCTTTCAGCGTACCAGCCACTGATTCCGGCAGAGTTTGTGCGTCATATGCGCTCCTGGTGGCAATCCATTTGCCATCCGCGTCATACTCTGCTATTGTTTGTATGTTGTCTTTATGGAAACTTACGCTCCAGTGGCCTGCACTTGTCTTCTTCCACTTGGCGTCTGTAGTTCCGGCAAAAGTTTGATCAAAAGAACTTTTAACTGCTGCAGGTGCTTCCACCTTTTTCGCAACTGTTTTTGTTTTCTTGCCTGATTTTTTTTGCTGTGCAAAAGTTATGCCGGAAGTGATCAATACTGCACAAAAAATTAACGTCAACTTTTTCATAAATCAAGATATGGTTTATCCGCGTTGGGTTAAATTACTGACTTAGGTTTTTTCAATTCTTCCTGGCAAAGAGCTAAAACAATGCCAAAAACGTAAAATAAATACTCTTTATTGTAAATTACTAAAAAAATGATGAAAAAAAATTCAAAACCGCCGTTTTTGGGAAAGTTGCCCCTTTAGGTGCCGTCGTATTTTCTTAACTTCGCACAATTTTAATCAATTATTGTCTAAATAACATCAAAGGGCGGGGAATTGTTTTATGTCCAGCAAATATCAGGAATATAACCAACTGAATTTACCTCAGATAGAGAAAGATATACTTCAGCAGTGGGAGCTTCAGCAGGCTTTCGAAAAAAGCGTGGAAGTACGGGATGGCGCAACGCCTTTCGTATTTTATGAAGGTCCTCCCAGCGCCAATGGTTTACCCGGTATTCACCACGTGATTTCGCGTACCCTGAAAGACCTGGTGTGCCGCTATAAAACCATGAAAGGTTTCCAGGTGAAACGCAAGGGCGGATGGGATACCCATGGCCTGCCGGTGGAACTGGGCGTGGAAAAGAGTCTGGGGATTACCAAAAAAGACATTGGTACAAAGATTTCAATTGCTGAATATAACGAGACCTGCCGTAAAGAAGTGCTGAAGTATAAGGACAAGTGGGACGATCTTACCCGTAAAATGGGTTATTGGGTAGACCTGAAAGATCCTTACATCACTTTCGATAATAAGTATATTGAAACACTTTGGTGGTGCCTGCAGACACTATATAAAAAAGGATTTTTATATAAAAGCGTAAGCATTCAGCCTTACTCTCCTGCTGCAGGGACCGGACTTAGCTCCGCAGAGCTGAACCAGCCTGGGACGTACAAAAATGTAAAGGACACCACCATCGTGGCCATGTTTAAGGCCAGGAAAGCAGAGAATTCCCAATTCCTTTTTGAGGCTGCTGGCTCCGATGAGGTCTTTTTCCTGGCCTGGACCACTACTCCCTGGACGTTACCGTCCAACCTGGGCCTGACTGTAGGCGCCAACATAGAATATGTACTGGTAAGCACTTTCAACCAATACACGCACCAGCCGGTGAACGTGGTGATGGCAAAAGTGCTGCTGGGTAAATACTTTAAGGCAGAAGGTGAAAATGCAGATTTCGCAGCCTATAAGGAAGGCGACAAGGTAATTCCCTGGAAAATACTGACCAGCTTTAAAGGCAGCCAGCTGGAGAACATCCGTTACGAACAACTGCTGCCCTTTGCACAGCCGGAAGAAGGCGATCCTTTCCGCGTGATCATCGGCGACTTTGTGACCACGGAAGACGGTACCGGTATCGTACATACCGCTCCTGCTTTCGGTGCGGATGACAACCGTGTCGGGAAAAAATACGGCATCGGTATCCTGACGCTGGTGGACCGTGAAGGCAAGTTCACCGATAATGTAGGTGAATTTTCCGGCAGATATGTGAAAAATTATAAAGATGATCCGGATTACAAAGATGTGGATGTTGACATCGCAGTGAAGCTGAAGAAAGAGAACCGGGCCTTTAAAGTAGAAAAATACGAACACACTTATCCTCACTGCTGGCGTACTGACAAGCCGGTATTATATTACCCGCTGGATGCCTGGTTCATTAAGACCACCGCGATGAAAGACCGGATGGTGGAACTGAACAAGACGATCAACTGGAAACCGGCCTTCACCGGTACCGGCCGTTTTGGCAACTGGCTGGAGAACATGGTAGACTGGAACCTGAGCCGCAGCCGCTACTGGGGTACGCCTTTGCCTATCTGGCGTACCGAAGATGGCAGTGAAGAAAAATGCATTGGCAGCATAGAGGAGTTAAATACAGAAATCCGGAAAGCCAACGAAGTGCTGGGTGGGGACATCAACAAATCCTACCTGCATGAAGGTATCCTCGATTTACACAAACCTTACGTGGATGATATCATTCTTGTAAGTGATTCCGGTAAGCCCATGAAACGGGAACCTGATCTGGTGGATGTTTGGTTCGACAGTGGTGCAATGCCCTACGCGCAATGGCACTATCCGTTTGAAAACAGAGATTTGGTAGAGACCGGTAAAGCGTTCCCGGCTGATTTTATTGCTGAAGGCGTGGACCAGACCAGGGGATGGTTCTATACCCTCCATGTGCTGGGTGCGATGCTATTTGATAGTGTTGCATATAAAACAGTGGTTTCCAATGGATTGGTACTTGACAGCCAGGGCAATAAAATGAGCAAGCGGCTGGGCAACGTAGTAAACCCGTTTGAAACTATTGAGCAGTACGGAGCAGACCCCACCCGCTGGTACCTGATCACTAATGCTTCCCCATGGGACAGCCTCAAGTTCGACGTCAAAGGTATCGGCGAGGCACAGCGCAAGCTCTTCGGTACGTTGTACAATACTTATAACTTCTTCGCTATGTATGCCAACCTTGATAAGTTTACATACAGCGAAGCTTACATCCCCCTGCAGGACCGTCCGGAAATTGACCGCTGGATCATCTCCGTACTGAACTCCCTGGTTCGGGATGTAACCGCCTATTTTGATGATTATGAGCCTACTCAGGCGGGCAGGGCTATTGAGAACTTTGTGGATGAGCACCTGAGCAACTGGTATGTGCGGTTATGCCGCCGCCGGTTCTGGAAAGGTGATTATGGCCATGACAAAATCAGCGCCTACCAGACATTATACGAATGTTTGGAAAAAATTACACAATTGATGGCCCCGGTTTCCCCATTCTTCACAGACTGGATGTTTAATAACCTGAACCGAGTTAGCGGACGCTTCAATGTGCAATCCGTCCACCACACTGATTTTCCGGTGTCCGACGCGGCCGCTATCGATGCCGGTCTGGAAGAAAGAATGCAGTTGGCCCAGGATATTTCCTCGCTGGTATTATCCTTGCGTAAGAAGGTGAACATCAAAGTGAGGCAGCCCCTGCAGAAGATATTGATTCCTGTTTCCGGCAGCCACATGAAGGAGCAGGTGGAAAAGGTGGAAGATCTGATAAAAAGTGAGGTAAATGTCAAAGGGATTGATTATCTTACCGAAACGGGCGGTTTTATCAAGAAAAAGATTAAACCGAACTTCAAATCGCTCGGTAGCAAAATGGGCGCGAAGATGAAAGCTGTAGCTGCGG encodes:
- the ileS gene encoding isoleucine--tRNA ligase yields the protein MSSKYQEYNQLNLPQIEKDILQQWELQQAFEKSVEVRDGATPFVFYEGPPSANGLPGIHHVISRTLKDLVCRYKTMKGFQVKRKGGWDTHGLPVELGVEKSLGITKKDIGTKISIAEYNETCRKEVLKYKDKWDDLTRKMGYWVDLKDPYITFDNKYIETLWWCLQTLYKKGFLYKSVSIQPYSPAAGTGLSSAELNQPGTYKNVKDTTIVAMFKARKAENSQFLFEAAGSDEVFFLAWTTTPWTLPSNLGLTVGANIEYVLVSTFNQYTHQPVNVVMAKVLLGKYFKAEGENADFAAYKEGDKVIPWKILTSFKGSQLENIRYEQLLPFAQPEEGDPFRVIIGDFVTTEDGTGIVHTAPAFGADDNRVGKKYGIGILTLVDREGKFTDNVGEFSGRYVKNYKDDPDYKDVDVDIAVKLKKENRAFKVEKYEHTYPHCWRTDKPVLYYPLDAWFIKTTAMKDRMVELNKTINWKPAFTGTGRFGNWLENMVDWNLSRSRYWGTPLPIWRTEDGSEEKCIGSIEELNTEIRKANEVLGGDINKSYLHEGILDLHKPYVDDIILVSDSGKPMKREPDLVDVWFDSGAMPYAQWHYPFENRDLVETGKAFPADFIAEGVDQTRGWFYTLHVLGAMLFDSVAYKTVVSNGLVLDSQGNKMSKRLGNVVNPFETIEQYGADPTRWYLITNASPWDSLKFDVKGIGEAQRKLFGTLYNTYNFFAMYANLDKFTYSEAYIPLQDRPEIDRWIISVLNSLVRDVTAYFDDYEPTQAGRAIENFVDEHLSNWYVRLCRRRFWKGDYGHDKISAYQTLYECLEKITQLMAPVSPFFTDWMFNNLNRVSGRFNVQSVHHTDFPVSDAAAIDAGLEERMQLAQDISSLVLSLRKKVNIKVRQPLQKILIPVSGSHMKEQVEKVEDLIKSEVNVKGIDYLTETGGFIKKKIKPNFKSLGSKMGAKMKAVAAAIGAFTDTDIAAIERDGHFNLAIDGEQLQIQLSDVEIISEDIPGWTVANKGALTVALDITITDQLQDEGNARELVNRIQKIRKDSGFELTDRINVTVETVDMLKSAIINYNDYICTEILADSLDLVEQLQGGTEIEVNDLKFNVLVNKKS